A DNA window from Enterobacter asburiae contains the following coding sequences:
- a CDS encoding DUF554 domain-containing protein has product MVIGPFINAGAVLLGGVLGAVLSQRLPERIRTSMPSIFGLASLGIGILLVIKCANLPVMVLATLLGALIGEFCYLEKGINSAVSKAKNLTARPGGKAKHGTHESFIQNYVAIIILFCASGTGIFGSMQEGMTGDPSILIAKAFLDFFTATIFATTLGVAVAAICVPMLLIQLALATCATLILPLTTPAMMADFTAVGGLLLLATGLRICGIKMFAVVNMLPALLLAMPLSALWTHFFA; this is encoded by the coding sequence TTGGTTATCGGGCCATTTATTAACGCAGGCGCCGTATTGCTGGGCGGCGTACTCGGCGCCGTTCTGAGCCAGCGGTTGCCGGAGCGTATTCGCACCTCCATGCCCTCGATATTCGGCCTGGCATCGTTAGGGATCGGTATTCTTTTAGTGATCAAATGCGCCAACCTGCCGGTGATGGTGCTGGCCACCCTGCTCGGCGCGCTGATTGGCGAGTTCTGCTATCTGGAAAAAGGCATTAACAGCGCGGTGAGTAAAGCCAAAAACCTGACTGCCCGACCGGGCGGCAAGGCGAAACACGGCACGCACGAGTCGTTTATTCAAAACTATGTCGCCATCATCATTCTGTTTTGCGCCAGCGGCACCGGGATTTTCGGTTCAATGCAGGAAGGGATGACCGGCGACCCAAGCATATTAATTGCGAAAGCGTTCCTTGATTTCTTCACCGCCACCATTTTCGCCACTACCCTTGGCGTCGCCGTGGCGGCGATTTGCGTCCCGATGCTGCTTATTCAGCTCGCGCTTGCCACCTGCGCCACGTTGATTCTCCCGCTCACCACGCCGGCGATGATGGCAGACTTTACCGCCGTCGGCGGCCTGCTGCTGTTGGCGACCGGGCTGCGCATCTGTGGGATTAAGATGTTTGCCGTGGTGAACATGCTGCCCGCACTGCTGCTCGCCATGCCGCTCTCCGCGCTCTGGACGCACTTTTTCGCTTAA
- a CDS encoding ornithine decarboxylase — MKTMKIAVSRELLSTVSTHREKVTLDSTDFTDVAAVVITTAESRSGILALLKRTGFHLPVFIFSQEPTDVPDGATAVISGKAQEFLELESAASRYEENLLPPFFDTLSQYVEMGNSTFACPGHQHGAFFKKHPAGRQFYDFFGENVFRADMCNADVKLGDLLIHEGSAKHAQKFAAKVFNADKTYFVLNGTSAANKVVTNALLTRGDLVLFDRNNHKSNHHGALIQAGATPVYLEAARNPFGFIGGIDDHCFDDAYLRDLIREAAPEKADEARPFRLAIIQLGTYDGTIYNARQVIDKIGHLCDYILFDSAWVGYEQFIPMMAETSPLLLELNENDPGIFVTQSVHKQQAGFSQTSQIHKKDNHIRGQARFCSHKRLNNAFMLHASTSPFYPLFAALDVNAKIHEGESGRRLWAECVELGIEARKAIIANCHMIKPFIPPVVAGRPWQDHPTHAIASELRFFSFEPGAKWHGFEGYAREQYFVDPCKLLLTTPGIDAETGEYTDFGIPATILAHYLRENGIVPEKCDLNSILFLLTPAESSEKLAQLVAMLGQFEQHIEDDTPLADVLPTIFQKYPVRYRDYTLRQLCQEMHDLYVSFDVKDLQKAMFRKESLPEVVMNPQDANRAYIRGDVELVRIRDAAGRIAAEGALPYPPGVLCVVPGEVWGGAVQRYFLALEEGVNLLPGFSPELQGVYSEKDADGIKRLYGYVLR, encoded by the coding sequence ATGAAAACCATGAAAATTGCCGTCAGCCGCGAGCTGCTCTCCACTGTGTCTACGCACCGCGAAAAGGTGACGCTGGACAGCACTGATTTTACCGATGTGGCGGCCGTCGTCATCACAACAGCTGAAAGTCGCAGCGGCATTCTTGCTCTGCTGAAACGCACGGGCTTTCATTTACCGGTGTTTATTTTCTCGCAGGAGCCAACGGACGTACCCGACGGCGCCACCGCGGTCATCTCGGGTAAAGCTCAGGAGTTTCTGGAACTGGAGAGCGCTGCCAGCCGCTACGAAGAGAACCTGCTGCCGCCCTTTTTTGATACCCTGAGCCAGTATGTGGAGATGGGCAACAGCACTTTCGCCTGTCCGGGCCACCAGCACGGGGCATTTTTCAAAAAACACCCGGCAGGGCGACAGTTCTATGATTTCTTCGGTGAAAACGTGTTTCGCGCCGACATGTGCAACGCCGACGTGAAGCTGGGCGATCTGCTGATCCACGAAGGGTCCGCCAAGCACGCGCAAAAGTTCGCGGCGAAAGTGTTCAACGCGGACAAAACCTACTTCGTGCTGAACGGCACCTCAGCGGCCAATAAGGTGGTGACCAACGCGCTGCTGACCCGCGGCGACCTGGTGCTGTTCGATCGCAATAACCATAAGTCTAACCACCACGGGGCGCTGATCCAGGCGGGAGCCACGCCGGTTTATCTTGAGGCCGCGCGTAACCCGTTTGGCTTTATTGGCGGAATTGACGACCACTGCTTTGACGACGCCTATCTGCGGGATCTTATCCGTGAAGCGGCGCCGGAGAAGGCCGACGAGGCGCGCCCGTTCCGCCTGGCGATCATTCAGCTTGGCACCTACGACGGGACGATCTACAACGCCCGCCAGGTGATCGACAAGATCGGTCATCTCTGCGACTACATCCTCTTTGACTCCGCATGGGTGGGTTACGAGCAGTTTATTCCGATGATGGCGGAAACGTCCCCGCTCTTGCTGGAATTGAACGAGAACGATCCGGGAATTTTCGTGACCCAGTCGGTGCATAAACAGCAGGCCGGGTTCTCGCAAACGTCGCAGATCCATAAAAAGGATAACCACATTCGCGGTCAGGCGCGTTTCTGCTCGCACAAGCGGCTGAACAACGCGTTTATGCTGCATGCCTCCACCAGCCCGTTTTATCCGCTGTTCGCAGCGCTGGATGTGAATGCCAAGATCCACGAAGGTGAAAGCGGACGCAGGCTGTGGGCGGAGTGCGTCGAGCTGGGGATTGAAGCGCGCAAGGCGATCATTGCGAATTGCCATATGATCAAACCGTTTATCCCACCGGTGGTGGCGGGGCGGCCGTGGCAGGATCATCCGACGCACGCCATCGCCAGCGAGCTGCGCTTCTTCAGCTTTGAGCCGGGGGCCAAATGGCACGGCTTTGAGGGCTATGCCCGCGAGCAGTACTTTGTCGACCCGTGCAAGCTCCTGCTGACCACGCCGGGTATCGATGCTGAAACCGGGGAGTACACCGATTTCGGGATCCCGGCGACGATTCTGGCGCACTACCTGCGCGAAAACGGCATCGTGCCGGAGAAATGCGACCTCAATTCGATCCTGTTCCTGCTGACGCCTGCCGAAAGCAGCGAGAAGCTGGCGCAGCTGGTGGCGATGCTGGGCCAGTTCGAACAGCATATTGAAGACGACACGCCGCTGGCGGACGTGCTGCCGACGATCTTCCAGAAATACCCGGTGCGCTACCGGGATTACACCCTTCGCCAACTGTGCCAGGAGATGCACGATCTCTACGTCAGCTTTGACGTGAAGGATCTGCAGAAGGCGATGTTCCGCAAGGAGAGCCTGCCGGAGGTAGTGATGAACCCGCAGGATGCGAACCGGGCCTATATTCGCGGTGACGTGGAGCTGGTTCGCATACGTGATGCCGCAGGGCGCATTGCTGCCGAAGGGGCGCTGCCCTATCCGCCGGGCGTGCTGTGCGTGGTGCCGGGTGAGGTCTGGGGCGGGGCGGTACAGCGTTACTTCCTCGCGCTGGAGGAGGGCGTCAACCTGCTGCCGGGCTTCTCGCCGGAGCTGCAGGGGGTTTACAGCGAGAAGGATGCCGACGGGATTAAGCGGCTGTATGGGTATGTATTAAGGTAG
- a CDS encoding response regulator, producing MQHELIDVLIVEDENELAQLHAELIGKHPRLRLVGIASSLAAAQAELESKQPQLMLLDNYLPDGKGISLINNPMLARANCSVIFITAASDMDTCSQAIRNGAFDYILKPVSWKRLSQSLERFVQFAEQQRVWKIVDQQNVDSLYQLQAKNYRLDNGSKGIEENTLARVQTLFNDKATHCFTVDEVVSETGLSKTTTRRYLEHCVEAGFLTVEMLYGKIGHPRRMYKRSAV from the coding sequence ATGCAACATGAACTTATCGACGTACTGATTGTTGAAGACGAGAACGAACTGGCGCAACTGCACGCGGAGCTGATAGGCAAACACCCGCGTCTGAGGCTGGTAGGCATTGCCTCGTCGCTGGCTGCGGCCCAGGCAGAGCTTGAAAGCAAACAGCCGCAGCTCATGCTGCTGGATAACTATCTGCCGGACGGCAAAGGCATCTCGCTTATCAATAACCCCATGCTGGCCCGCGCCAACTGCTCGGTGATTTTTATTACCGCCGCCAGCGATATGGACACCTGCAGCCAGGCGATTCGCAACGGCGCGTTCGACTACATCCTCAAACCCGTCTCCTGGAAGCGGCTCAGCCAGTCGCTGGAGCGGTTCGTGCAGTTTGCCGAACAGCAGCGCGTGTGGAAGATTGTCGACCAGCAGAACGTGGATTCGCTGTATCAGCTCCAGGCGAAAAACTACCGCCTGGACAACGGCAGTAAAGGCATTGAGGAAAATACGCTGGCGCGGGTGCAGACGCTGTTCAACGATAAGGCAACGCACTGCTTTACCGTAGATGAGGTGGTGAGCGAAACCGGATTAAGCAAAACCACCACCCGGCGCTATCTGGAGCACTGCGTGGAGGCGGGCTTTCTGACGGTGGAGATGCTGTACGGCAAGATTGGGCATCCGAGGAGGATGTACAAGCGTAGCGCGGTTTGA